The following are from one region of the Lineus longissimus chromosome 19, tnLinLong1.2, whole genome shotgun sequence genome:
- the LOC135503209 gene encoding uncharacterized protein LOC135503209 — MAEIYSDPQVDVRFGRNKNRVHLESAIRETPEVPPSDATQSDFDLEFHLGMDEDTFNEMMSEDNFMMSEDNFMDGFNLEDLLHSLNGNQTEEVLPFQHGEKSSGLCQVCFDYTTTYRRPCCSQVICDNCIKQYCITDVKEGILKIHCPILECKSFITKDEIVYRLPNDLKLKFSQYLTDANADPCIKTCPRCSHITKLGSRATELHKRKVKKYGLCMCCTECDLKWCFPCQAPWHEGVTCKKFRMGDNLVKDWAEMLHPGLRTKNAVKCPKCKIFIERTEGCDHMHCSKCDTDFCYRCGDKFRSLKFLGNHHSRYSVFGCKYRLKPEKPHERKLIRGAILASKILAVPCVGVVAVGAGAIILVAGAVLGPFYGVYKLHQARMRKKRMKEWKTSSARTDASTLGRPIPMNQFGDSGEKMADFDDDDEDLEFYDVIIPIEKLQDLQMKKSDMPMHDYGTHFHGDRHGGFLDSESDLSERSYDYADLDLFNHPWGDDLEPPHRCHSYDFDRHRRGRDFKGSRMGRESLSSDSDLEELDSGVMFVLDSAGKVYSSDNSSLRASKDTIVEYVAAVSETTHL, encoded by the exons ATGGCAGAAATTTACAGTGATCCTCAAGTTGATGTGAGATTTGGGCGGAACAAAAACCGTGTTCATTTGGAAAGTGCGATAAGGGAGACACCAGAGGTGCCTCCTAGTGATGCTACGCAATCGGATTTTGATCTGGAGTTTCACTTGGGTATGGATGAAGACACCTTTAATGAGATGATGTCGGAGGACAACTTCATGATGTCCGAGGACAACTTCATGGATGGTTTTAATTTGGAAGACTTGTTACATTCCCTCAATGGCAATCAAACCGAGGAGGTGTTGCCATTCCAGCATGGGGAAAAATCGTCAGGGTTGTGTCAGGTTTGTTTCGACTATACGACCACATATCGACGACCGTGCTGTTCGCAGGTGATATGCGACAATTGTATTAAACAGTACTGCATCACGGACGTCAAGGAGGGAATTTTAAAGATCCATTGTCCCATCCTGGAGTGCAAGTCTTTCATTACAAAGGATGAAATAGTGTACCGTCTTCCGAAtgacttgaaattgaaattcagTCAGTATTTGACAGACGCTAACGCAGATCCCTGCATTAAGACTTGTCCCAGGTGTAGCCATATTACAAAGCTCGGTAGCCGAGCCACTGAGTTACATAAACGCAAAGTGAAGAAGTATGGGTTGTGTATGTGTTGCACGGAATGTGATTTGAAGTGGTGCTTCCCTTGCCAGGCCCCATGGCATGAAGGCGTCACATGTAAAAAGTTCAGGATGGGCGATAACTTAGTGAAAGATTGGGCGGAAATGCTCCACCCAGGATTGAGAACGAAGAATGCCGTCAAGTGTCCGAAATGCAAG ATCTTTATTGAGAGGACGGAAGGCTGTGACCACATGCACTGCTCCAAATGTGACACCGACTTCTGTTACCGATGTGGTGACAAATTCCGATCACTTAAGTTTCTCGGCAACCATCACAGTCGCTACAGCGTCTTTGGATGCAAGTATCGTCTGAAACCGGAGAAACCCCACGAGAGGAAGCTCATCAGAGGTGCCATACTTG CTAGTAAAATCCTTGCGGTACCATGTGTGGGGGTCGTTGCTGTGGGCGCGGGTGCCATCATCCTGGTTGCCGGTGCAGTTCTCGGACCGTTCTATGGCGTATACAAACTCCATCAGGCGAGAATGAGGAAGAAAAGGATGAAGGAATGGAAGACAAGTTCTGCAAGAACTG ATGCTTCGACACTTGGGCGACCTATTCCTATGAACCAATTCGGTGACAGCGGTGAAAAAATGGCGGactttgatgacgatgacgaagacttGGAATTTTACGATGTTATCATTCCGATTGAAAAGTTACAAGATCTTCAGATGAAGAAATCTGATATGCCGATGCATGATTATGGCACTCATTTCCATGGTGATCGGCATGGAGGTTTTTTAGATTCTGAATCGGACCTTAGCGAGCGGAGTTACGATTATGCTGACCTTGATTTATTTAATCATCCATGGGGAGATGACCTTGAACCACCTCACAGGTGTCACAGTTATGACTTTGACCGACATCGTAGAGGGCGTGATTTCAAGGGGTCGCGGATGGGCAGGGAAAGTCTGTCGTCTGATTCCGACCTTGAGGAACTAGATTCTGGTGTGATGTTTGTTTTAGACTCGGCCGGCAAGGTGTACTCTTCAGACAACAGTAGCCTGAGGGCCAGCAAGGACACGATAGTGGAATATGTAGCTGCAGTTTCCGAGACAACACACTTGTGA
- the LOC135503187 gene encoding prolyl endopeptidase-like, with the protein MPFNYPEARRDDSVSDDYKGKQVPDPYRWLEDPDADETKSFVDAQNAITVPFVSSFSAKEKLKNRITEMWDYPKYSAPFKRGKRYFYHYNTGLQNQSVMYVQDSLSSEPRVFLDPNELSDDGTTALRSSAFSEDGNVFAYCLSEKGSDWVTVKFRDVATGEDLADVLKNVKFSCLDWTHDHKGVFYNSYPVDGKADGSETTSNYHQKLYYHRLGEDQTADTLCAEFPDNPQWMGGVEISDCGSFAVLSISEGCKPANRLYICDLNKLENGISGLLPFVKIVDDFEAEYEYITNEGSVLTFKTNLNAPRYKLINIDLENHEMSNWKTLIPEHEKDVLDWSACVNQNKLVMCYMHDVKSSLYLHDLKSGERLMEFPLDVGSVVGYSGRKKDDEIFYKFMSFLTPGRIYRCDLSKGKLEPEVFRDIEVKGFDASKFETSQVFYKSKDGTSIPMFIVHRKGITLNGSNPVLLYGYGGFNIAITPSFSVTRITFMQNLGGIVCVANIRGGGEYGENWHKAGIEENKQNVFDDFCAAAEYLVAEKYTKPELISIMGGSNGGLLVGACANQRPDLFGCVISQVGVMDMLRFNKFTIGHAWTTDFGNPDEDGFEYIYKYSPLHNIRLPEGDGVQYPSTLLLTADHDDRVVPLHSLKFIAQLQHVFRNSPSQQNPLMIRVDTKAGHGMGKPTAKVIEEATETYSFIALACGLSWMEDAPVA; encoded by the exons ATGCCGTTTAATTATCCAGAAGCTAGGAGAGATGACAGTGTCAGTGATGACTACAAGGGAAAACAG GTGCCAGATCCTTACCGTTGGCTCGAAGATCCTGATGCTGATGAGACCAAGTCATTCGTTGATGCGCAGAACGCGATCACTGTACCTTTTGTAAGCTCTTTCTCGGCCAAGGAGAAACtgaaaaatag GATAACAGAGATGTGGGACTATCCCAAGTACAGCGCTCCGTTCAAGAGAGGCAAGCGCTATTTCTATCATTACAACACAGGCCTTCAGAATCAGAG CGTGATGTATGTGCAGGACTCTCTGTCCTCTGAACCAAGAGTATTCCTTGACCCGAATGAACTCTCAGATGATGGCACGACAGCATTGAGGAGTTCAGCATTTTCCGAGGATGGGAATGTATTTGCGTATTGTTTGAGTGAGAAAGGTTCAGACTGGGTCACTGTCAAG TTCAGAGATGTTGCAACTGGAGAGGATCTAGCGGAcgttttgaaaaatgtcaagttCTCCTGCCTTGATTGGACTCATGATCACAAGGGAGTTTTCTACAAT TCATACCCGGTTGATGGCAAAGCTGATGGCTCCGAGACGACCtctaattatcaccagaaactgTACTACCATCGACTGGGAGAGGACCAGACCGCGGACACGCTTTGTGCCGAGTTTCCTGATAATCCGCAATGGATGGG TGGAGTTGAGATCAGCGATTGTGGTAGCTTCGCCGTTTTATCCATCAGTGAAGGCTGCAAACCTGCCAACCGCCTATATATCTGTGATCTCAACAAGCTAGAAAATGGAATAAGTG GCCTGCTTCCTTTCGTAAAGATAGTTGACGACTTCGAGGCTGAATATGAATATATCACTAATGAAGGGAGTGTTTTGACATTCAAGACAAACCTGAATGCACCCAGATATAAACTCATCAACATTGATTTAGAAAACCACGAAATG AGTAACTGGAAGACGTTGATACCAGAACATGAAAAGGATGTGTTAGACTGGTCGGCGTGTGTCAACCAGAATAAACTTGTGATGTGTTACATGCATGATGTCAAG AGCTCATTGTATCTTCATGACCTCAAATCTGGTGAACGTTTGATGGAATTCCCTCTCGACGTCGGTTCTGTTGTTGGATATTCTGGTCGCAAAAAGGACGACGAGATATTTTATAAATTTATGTCATTCCTAACGCCTGGGAGAATCTACCGCTGTGATCTAAGTAAAGGGAAACTGGAGCCAGAG GTTTTCCGAGACATCGAAGTGAAAGGTTTTGATGCGTCCAAGTTTGAAACGTCCCAGGTTTTCTACAAGAGTAAAGATGGCACAAGTATACCCATGTTCATTGTCCACAGAAAG GGTATCACGTTAAACGGCAGCAACCCGGTCCTTCTTTACGGATATGGCGGCTTTAACATAGCTATCACTCCATCGTTCAGCGTAACCAGGATTACATTCATGCAGAATCTCGGAGGGATCGTGTGTGTGGCTAATATTAGAGGAGGAGG CGAATATGGAGAAAACTGGCACAAAGCAGGAATCgaggaaaacaaacaaaacgtcTTTGACGACTTCTGTGCTGCAGCTGAGTACCTTGTAGCGGAGAAATATACAAAGCCCGAGCT GATAAGCATCATGGGTGGTTCAAACGGTGGCTTACTCGTCGGGGCCTGTGCCAATCAGAGACCAGATTTATTCGGATGTGTCATTTCACAAGTTGG GGTGATGGACATGCTTCGATTCAACAAGTTCACAATTGGTCATGCCTGGACGACAGACTTTGGCAACCCAGATGAGGATGGCTTTGAATACATCTACAA ATATTCTCCCCTCCACAATATACGCCTACCCGAAGGAGATGGCGTCCAGTACCCTTCGACCCTTCTCCTTACCGCTGATCACGACGATCGCGTTGTACCTCTACATTCCCTGAAGTTTATTGCTCAATTACAACATGTGTTCAGGAATTCGCCCAGTCAG caaaaTCCTTTGATGATCAGGGTCGATACTAAAGCAGGCCATGGCATGGGGAAGCCCACTGCCAAAGTG ATTGAAGAAGCTACCGAGACGTACAGCTTCATCGCCTTGGCTTGCGGACTTTCATGGATGGAAGACGCCCCAGTCGCATGA